In Scleropages formosus chromosome 18, fSclFor1.1, whole genome shotgun sequence, one DNA window encodes the following:
- the LOC108923644 gene encoding class I histocompatibility antigen, F10 alpha chain-like, whose amino-acid sequence MNLRRLMKHFNHTQGIRVYQTLTACDETKFVIVDAYDGEEVRSYDFQQHTFHARLPEILWTKVQMEATKVASTNVFHPLCVRTLKRYLRMDKNVLLRKERPRVRVIRKTEPDSGRTRVSCVATGFYPRRVNVTLLRDDRPVPDRELTGGEVLPNGDGTYQLRRSLSVSEEELRERHRYTCTVSHLSVDNKLDVNWEAEAPADTVLVSAVLIAVLGLTALIIITATVLWRRRRHAGLQSCCGPAAGVQYSAAQTTAGRDACGSCDVSVKNLQQMD is encoded by the exons ATGAATTTACGTCGCCTGATGAAGCACTTCAACCACACCCAAG gAATCCGTGTTTATCAGACACTGACCGCATGCGATGAGACCAAGTTTGTCATTGTGGACGCCTACGACGGCGAGGAGGTGCGCAGCTACGACTTCCAGCAGCACACGTTCCACGCTCGTCTGCCTGAGATCCTGTGGACGAAGGTGCAAATGGAAGCGACTAAAGTGGCCTCTACAAACGTCTTCCATCCTCTGTGCGTGAGGACCTTGAAGAGATATCTGCGCATGGACAAGAACGTTCTCCTGAGGAAAG AGCGTCCCAGAGTGAGGGTCATACGGAAGACAGAGCCGGACAGCGGAAGGACACGGGTGAGCTGCGTGGCCACCGGCTTCTATCCCCGACGCGTCAACGTGACCCTGCTGAGGGACGACCGGCCCGTCCCAGACCGGGAGCTCACGGGAGGAGAGGTGCTGCCCAACGGAGACGGGACCTACCAGCTGAGAAGGAGTCTGAGTGTCAGTGAGGAGgagctgagagagagacaccgcTACACCTGTACTGTGTCGCACCTGAGTGTGGACAACAAGCTGGACGTCAACTGGG AAGCAGAAGCTCCTGCAGACACCGTGCTCGTCAGCGCAGTTCTCATCGCTGTCCTGGGTCTCACTGcactcatcatcatcacagcCACTGTcctctggaggaggaggagacacgcTG GTCTCCAGAGTTGCTGTGGACCAGCTGCTGGTGTTCAGTACAGTGCAGCCCAGA CGACTGCGGGAAGAGATGCCTGTGGATCCTGTGATGTCAGCGTGAAGAACCTTCAGCAGATGGACTGA